Proteins co-encoded in one Arachis hypogaea cultivar Tifrunner chromosome 11, arahy.Tifrunner.gnm2.J5K5, whole genome shotgun sequence genomic window:
- the LOC112723635 gene encoding zinc finger CCCH domain-containing protein 64 isoform X2, producing the protein MPPRILLCGDVFGRLNQLFKRVSSVNKSAGPFDALFCVGQFFPDSPEQLDEFMAYVEGSSQIPIPTYFIGDYGVGSAKVLLAASKDSANRGFKMDGLRVRENLFWLKGSGNFSLFGLSVAYLSGRKSPEGQQFGTYSQDDVDALRAIAEDPGIVDLFLTNEWPTGVTNRASDIPAGFSDSIGSDSTLSELVQEIKPRYHIAGTKGIYYTREPYSNVDAVHVTRFIGLASVGNKDKQKFIHALSPTPASTMSSTEIAMKTTNSTLSPYTLMEKSTSPKDVSKRSGDVMSDDQYWRYDVSQKRRRHDAGDGEKICFKFVSSGSCPRGEKCNFRHDGDARERYKRGVCFDFLNKGKCERGPDCSFKHSLQNEGDMPPSRRPGSENTRSKECWFCLSSPNVESHLIISIGENYYLALAKGPLVEDHVLIVPVEHMPSTLSLSSESEVELCRFQNSLQRYCKSQGKEVIFFEWVSIRGTHANLQAIPIPSSKAVMVEKAFNLAAQKMGFKFVSKNFDSISDGRKFLKTQADGESSLFYAEIPGGTILLHRVEEKVRFPAQFGREGCSIWQTMQTGGIANITKRKK; encoded by the exons ATGCCTCCAAGAATCCTATTATGCGGCGACGTTTTTGGGCGGCTAAACCAGCTCTTCAAGCGCGTCTCATCG GTGAATAAATCGGCGGGTCCATTCGACGCGCTTTTCTGCGTGGGTCAGTTCTTCCCGGACTCGCCGGAGCAGCTCGACGAGTTCATGGCCTACGTCGAAGGCAGCTCCCAAATTCCGATTCCTACTTACTTCATCGGCGACTATGGCGTCGGTTCCGCCAAAGTATTGCTGGCGGCTTCCAAGGACTCCGCCAATCGTGGTTTCAAGATGGACGGTCTCAGAGTCCGCGAAAACTTGTTCTGGTTGAAAGGCAGTGGCAATTTCTCCCTCTTTG GTTTATCTGTGGCCTATTTATCCGGGAGAAAATCACCGGAAGGGCAACAGTTTGGAACCTACAGTCAGGATGATGTTGATGCTTTGCGAGCAATAGCGGAGGATCCCGGAATTGTGGACTTGTTCTTGAC TAATGAATGGCCAACTGGGGTGACAAATAGAGCTTCAGATATTCCTGCTGGATTCTCGGATTCCATAGGCAGCGATTCAACCCTATCGGAGTTAGTACAAGAGATTAAACCACG CTACCATATTGCAGGCACTAAAGGTATATACTATACCCGTGAACCATATTCCAATGTTGATGCTGTGCATGTGACTCGTTTTATAGGGCTTGCTTCTGTTGGAAATAAAGATAAGCAG AAATTTATTCATGCACTTTCTCCCACTCCAGCATCTACCATGTCTTCCACTGAGATTGCCATGAAAACCACAAATAGCACCTTATCACCATACACACTCATGGAAAAAAGTACATCTCCGAAGGATGTCTCTAAGAGATCTGGTGATGTGATGTCTGATGATCAATATTGGAGATATGATGTTTCTCAAAAGCGTCGAAGACATGATGCTGGGGATGGGGAAAAAATATGTTTCAAATTTGTATCTTCTGGTTCTTGCCCACGTGGAGAGAAGTGCAATTTTCGACATGATGGGGATGCAAGGGAACGGTATAAGAGAGGGGTTTGCTTTGATTTTTTGAATAAAGGAAAATGTGAAAGGGGTCCAGATTGCAGCTTTAAGCACAGTTTGCAGAATGAAGGCGATATGCCTCCTTCTAGGCGGCCTGGATCTGAAAATACTAG ATCAAAAGaatgttggttttgcttgtcaAGCCCCAATGTGGAGTCTCACTTGATCATAAGCATTGGTGAAAATTACTACTTGGCACTGGCTAAAGGTCCACTTGTTGAAGACCATGTGCTGATAGTACCAGTTGAGCATATGCCAAGTACCTTgtctctgtcatctgaatctgaAGTTGAGCTCTGTCGGTTTCAGAACAGTCTTCAGAGGTATTGCAAGAGCCAGGGAAAGGAAGTCATCTTTTTTGAGTGGGTTTCCATACGCGGCACTCATGCAAATCTTCAG GCCATTCCTATTCCATCTTCCAAGGCAGTTATGGTTGAAAAGGCATTCAATTTAGCTGCACAAAAGATGGGATTTAAATTTGTGTCCAAGAATT TTGATAGCATTTCTGATGGAAGAAAATTTCTGAAGACACAAGCTGATGGGGAGTCAAGTTTGTTCTATGCCGAAATCCCAGGAGGCACAATTCTGCTGCACCGTGTTGAGGAGAAAGTGAGATTCCCTGCCCAATTTGGACGTGAG GGTTGCTCAATATGGCAGACAATGCAGACTGGAGGAATCGCAAACATAACAAAGAGGAAGAAATGA
- the LOC112723637 gene encoding zinc finger CCCH domain-containing protein 64 isoform X3, with protein MPPRILLCGDVFGRLNQLFKRVSSVNKSAGPFDALFCVGQFFPDSPEQLDEFMAYVEGSSQIPIPTYFIGDYGVGSAKVLLAASKDSANRGFKMDGLRVRENLFWLKGSGNFSLFGLSVAYLSGRKSPEGQQFGTYSQDDVDALRAIAEEPGIVDLFLTNEWPTGVTNRASDIPAGFSDSIGSDSTLSELVQEIKPR; from the exons ATGCCTCCAAGAATCCTATTATGCGGCGACGTTTTTGGGCGGCTAAACCAGCTCTTCAAGCGCGTCTCATCG GTGAATAAATCGGCGGGTCCATTCGACGCGCTTTTCTGCGTGGGTCAGTTCTTCCCGGACTCGCCGGAGCAGCTCGACGAGTTCATGGCCTACGTCGAAGGCAGCTCCCAAATTCCGATTCCTACTTACTTCATCGGCGACTATGGCGTCGGTTCCGCCAAAGTATTGCTGGCGGCTTCCAAGGACTCCGCCAATCGTGGTTTCAAGATGGACGGTCTCAGAGTCCGCGAAAACTTGTTCTGGTTGAAAGGCAGTGGCAATTTCTCCCTCTTTG GTTTATCTGTGGCCTATTTATCCGGGAGAAAATCACCGGAAGGGCAACAGTTTGGAACCTACAGTCAGGATGATGTTGATGCTTTGCGAGCAATAGCCGAGGAGCCCGGAATTGTGGACTTGTTCTTGAC TAATGAATGGCCAACTGGGGTGACAAATAGAGCTTCAGATATTCCTGCTGGATTCTCGGATTCCATAGGCAGCGATTCAACCCTATCGGAGTTAGTACAAGAGATTAAACCACG CTAA
- the LOC112723635 gene encoding zinc finger CCCH domain-containing protein 64 isoform X3: MPPRILLCGDVFGRLNQLFKRVSSVNKSAGPFDALFCVGQFFPDSPEQLDEFMAYVEGSSQIPIPTYFIGDYGVGSAKVLLAASKDSANRGFKMDGLRVRENLFWLKGSGNFSLFGLSVAYLSGRKSPEGQQFGTYSQDDVDALRAIAEDPGIVDLFLTNEWPTGVTNRASDIPAGFSDSIGSDSTLSELVQEIKPRYHIAGTKGIYYTREPYSNVDAVHVTRFIGLASVGNKDKQKFIHALSPTPASTMSSTEIAMKTTNSTLSPYTLMEKSTSPKDVSKRSGDVMSDDQYWRYDVSQKRRRHDAGDGEKICFKFVSSGSCPRGEKCNFRHDGDARERYKRGVCFDFLNKGKCERGPDCSFKHSLQNEGDMPPSRRPGSENTRSKECWFCLSSPNVESHLIISIGENYYLALAKGPLVEDHVLIVPVEHMPSTLSLSSESEVELCRFQNSLQRYCKSQGKEVIFFEWVSIRGTHANLQAIPIPSSKAVMVEKAFNLAAQKMGFKFVSKNSFLMEENF, translated from the exons ATGCCTCCAAGAATCCTATTATGCGGCGACGTTTTTGGGCGGCTAAACCAGCTCTTCAAGCGCGTCTCATCG GTGAATAAATCGGCGGGTCCATTCGACGCGCTTTTCTGCGTGGGTCAGTTCTTCCCGGACTCGCCGGAGCAGCTCGACGAGTTCATGGCCTACGTCGAAGGCAGCTCCCAAATTCCGATTCCTACTTACTTCATCGGCGACTATGGCGTCGGTTCCGCCAAAGTATTGCTGGCGGCTTCCAAGGACTCCGCCAATCGTGGTTTCAAGATGGACGGTCTCAGAGTCCGCGAAAACTTGTTCTGGTTGAAAGGCAGTGGCAATTTCTCCCTCTTTG GTTTATCTGTGGCCTATTTATCCGGGAGAAAATCACCGGAAGGGCAACAGTTTGGAACCTACAGTCAGGATGATGTTGATGCTTTGCGAGCAATAGCGGAGGATCCCGGAATTGTGGACTTGTTCTTGAC TAATGAATGGCCAACTGGGGTGACAAATAGAGCTTCAGATATTCCTGCTGGATTCTCGGATTCCATAGGCAGCGATTCAACCCTATCGGAGTTAGTACAAGAGATTAAACCACG CTACCATATTGCAGGCACTAAAGGTATATACTATACCCGTGAACCATATTCCAATGTTGATGCTGTGCATGTGACTCGTTTTATAGGGCTTGCTTCTGTTGGAAATAAAGATAAGCAG AAATTTATTCATGCACTTTCTCCCACTCCAGCATCTACCATGTCTTCCACTGAGATTGCCATGAAAACCACAAATAGCACCTTATCACCATACACACTCATGGAAAAAAGTACATCTCCGAAGGATGTCTCTAAGAGATCTGGTGATGTGATGTCTGATGATCAATATTGGAGATATGATGTTTCTCAAAAGCGTCGAAGACATGATGCTGGGGATGGGGAAAAAATATGTTTCAAATTTGTATCTTCTGGTTCTTGCCCACGTGGAGAGAAGTGCAATTTTCGACATGATGGGGATGCAAGGGAACGGTATAAGAGAGGGGTTTGCTTTGATTTTTTGAATAAAGGAAAATGTGAAAGGGGTCCAGATTGCAGCTTTAAGCACAGTTTGCAGAATGAAGGCGATATGCCTCCTTCTAGGCGGCCTGGATCTGAAAATACTAG ATCAAAAGaatgttggttttgcttgtcaAGCCCCAATGTGGAGTCTCACTTGATCATAAGCATTGGTGAAAATTACTACTTGGCACTGGCTAAAGGTCCACTTGTTGAAGACCATGTGCTGATAGTACCAGTTGAGCATATGCCAAGTACCTTgtctctgtcatctgaatctgaAGTTGAGCTCTGTCGGTTTCAGAACAGTCTTCAGAGGTATTGCAAGAGCCAGGGAAAGGAAGTCATCTTTTTTGAGTGGGTTTCCATACGCGGCACTCATGCAAATCTTCAG GCCATTCCTATTCCATCTTCCAAGGCAGTTATGGTTGAAAAGGCATTCAATTTAGCTGCACAAAAGATGGGATTTAAATTTGTGTCCAAGAATT CATTTCTGATGGAAGAAAATTTCTGA
- the LOC112723637 gene encoding zinc finger CCCH domain-containing protein 64 isoform X2 — protein MPPRILLCGDVFGRLNQLFKRVSSVNKSAGPFDALFCVGQFFPDSPEQLDEFMAYVEGSSQIPIPTYFIGDYGVGSAKVLLAASKDSANRGFKMDGLRVRENLFWLKGSGNFSLFGLSVAYLSGRKSPEGQQFGTYSQDDVDALRAIAEEPGIVDLFLTNEWPTGVTNRASDIPAGFSDSIGSDSTLSELVQEIKPRVANSLAMR, from the exons ATGCCTCCAAGAATCCTATTATGCGGCGACGTTTTTGGGCGGCTAAACCAGCTCTTCAAGCGCGTCTCATCG GTGAATAAATCGGCGGGTCCATTCGACGCGCTTTTCTGCGTGGGTCAGTTCTTCCCGGACTCGCCGGAGCAGCTCGACGAGTTCATGGCCTACGTCGAAGGCAGCTCCCAAATTCCGATTCCTACTTACTTCATCGGCGACTATGGCGTCGGTTCCGCCAAAGTATTGCTGGCGGCTTCCAAGGACTCCGCCAATCGTGGTTTCAAGATGGACGGTCTCAGAGTCCGCGAAAACTTGTTCTGGTTGAAAGGCAGTGGCAATTTCTCCCTCTTTG GTTTATCTGTGGCCTATTTATCCGGGAGAAAATCACCGGAAGGGCAACAGTTTGGAACCTACAGTCAGGATGATGTTGATGCTTTGCGAGCAATAGCCGAGGAGCCCGGAATTGTGGACTTGTTCTTGAC TAATGAATGGCCAACTGGGGTGACAAATAGAGCTTCAGATATTCCTGCTGGATTCTCGGATTCCATAGGCAGCGATTCAACCCTATCGGAGTTAGTACAAGAGATTAAACCACG CGTAGCTAATAGTTTGGCCATGCGCTGA
- the LOC112723637 gene encoding zinc finger CCCH domain-containing protein 64 isoform X1, which translates to MPPRILLCGDVFGRLNQLFKRVSSVNKSAGPFDALFCVGQFFPDSPEQLDEFMAYVEGSSQIPIPTYFIGDYGVGSAKVLLAASKDSANRGFKMDGLRVRENLFWLKGSGNFSLFGLSVAYLSGRKSPEGQQFGTYSQDDVDALRAIAEEPGIVDLFLTNEWPTGVTNRASDIPAGFSDSIGSDSTLSELVQEIKPRYPPPCSLLTDV; encoded by the exons ATGCCTCCAAGAATCCTATTATGCGGCGACGTTTTTGGGCGGCTAAACCAGCTCTTCAAGCGCGTCTCATCG GTGAATAAATCGGCGGGTCCATTCGACGCGCTTTTCTGCGTGGGTCAGTTCTTCCCGGACTCGCCGGAGCAGCTCGACGAGTTCATGGCCTACGTCGAAGGCAGCTCCCAAATTCCGATTCCTACTTACTTCATCGGCGACTATGGCGTCGGTTCCGCCAAAGTATTGCTGGCGGCTTCCAAGGACTCCGCCAATCGTGGTTTCAAGATGGACGGTCTCAGAGTCCGCGAAAACTTGTTCTGGTTGAAAGGCAGTGGCAATTTCTCCCTCTTTG GTTTATCTGTGGCCTATTTATCCGGGAGAAAATCACCGGAAGGGCAACAGTTTGGAACCTACAGTCAGGATGATGTTGATGCTTTGCGAGCAATAGCCGAGGAGCCCGGAATTGTGGACTTGTTCTTGAC TAATGAATGGCCAACTGGGGTGACAAATAGAGCTTCAGATATTCCTGCTGGATTCTCGGATTCCATAGGCAGCGATTCAACCCTATCGGAGTTAGTACAAGAGATTAAACCACG gtacccacccccttgttctctccttaccgacgtataa
- the LOC112723635 gene encoding zinc finger CCCH domain-containing protein 64 isoform X1 — protein MPPRILLCGDVFGRLNQLFKRVSSVNKSAGPFDALFCVGQFFPDSPEQLDEFMAYVEGSSQIPIPTYFIGDYGVGSAKVLLAASKDSANRGFKMDGLRVRENLFWLKGSGNFSLFGLSVAYLSGRKSPEGQQFGTYSQDDVDALRAIAEDPGIVDLFLTNEWPTGVTNRASDIPAGFSDSIGSDSTLSELVQEIKPRYHIAGTKGIYYTREPYSNVDAVHVTRFIGLASVGNKDKQKFIHALSPTPASTMSSTEIAMKTTNSTLSPYTLMEKSTSPKDVSKRSGDVMSDDQYWRYDVSQKRRRHDAGDGEKICFKFVSSGSCPRGEKCNFRHDGDARERYKRGVCFDFLNKGKCERGPDCSFKHSLQNEGDMPPSRRPGSENTRSKECWFCLSSPNVESHLIISIGENYYLALAKGPLVEDHVLIVPVEHMPSTLSLSSESEVELCRFQNSLQRYCKSQGKEVIFFEWVSIRGTHANLQAIPIPSSKAVMVEKAFNLAAQKMGFKFVSKNFDSISDGRKFLKTQADGESSLFYAEIPGGTILLHRVEEKVRFPAQFGREVLAGLLNMADNADWRNRKHNKEEEMKIVEDFKSRFQEYDPNC, from the exons ATGCCTCCAAGAATCCTATTATGCGGCGACGTTTTTGGGCGGCTAAACCAGCTCTTCAAGCGCGTCTCATCG GTGAATAAATCGGCGGGTCCATTCGACGCGCTTTTCTGCGTGGGTCAGTTCTTCCCGGACTCGCCGGAGCAGCTCGACGAGTTCATGGCCTACGTCGAAGGCAGCTCCCAAATTCCGATTCCTACTTACTTCATCGGCGACTATGGCGTCGGTTCCGCCAAAGTATTGCTGGCGGCTTCCAAGGACTCCGCCAATCGTGGTTTCAAGATGGACGGTCTCAGAGTCCGCGAAAACTTGTTCTGGTTGAAAGGCAGTGGCAATTTCTCCCTCTTTG GTTTATCTGTGGCCTATTTATCCGGGAGAAAATCACCGGAAGGGCAACAGTTTGGAACCTACAGTCAGGATGATGTTGATGCTTTGCGAGCAATAGCGGAGGATCCCGGAATTGTGGACTTGTTCTTGAC TAATGAATGGCCAACTGGGGTGACAAATAGAGCTTCAGATATTCCTGCTGGATTCTCGGATTCCATAGGCAGCGATTCAACCCTATCGGAGTTAGTACAAGAGATTAAACCACG CTACCATATTGCAGGCACTAAAGGTATATACTATACCCGTGAACCATATTCCAATGTTGATGCTGTGCATGTGACTCGTTTTATAGGGCTTGCTTCTGTTGGAAATAAAGATAAGCAG AAATTTATTCATGCACTTTCTCCCACTCCAGCATCTACCATGTCTTCCACTGAGATTGCCATGAAAACCACAAATAGCACCTTATCACCATACACACTCATGGAAAAAAGTACATCTCCGAAGGATGTCTCTAAGAGATCTGGTGATGTGATGTCTGATGATCAATATTGGAGATATGATGTTTCTCAAAAGCGTCGAAGACATGATGCTGGGGATGGGGAAAAAATATGTTTCAAATTTGTATCTTCTGGTTCTTGCCCACGTGGAGAGAAGTGCAATTTTCGACATGATGGGGATGCAAGGGAACGGTATAAGAGAGGGGTTTGCTTTGATTTTTTGAATAAAGGAAAATGTGAAAGGGGTCCAGATTGCAGCTTTAAGCACAGTTTGCAGAATGAAGGCGATATGCCTCCTTCTAGGCGGCCTGGATCTGAAAATACTAG ATCAAAAGaatgttggttttgcttgtcaAGCCCCAATGTGGAGTCTCACTTGATCATAAGCATTGGTGAAAATTACTACTTGGCACTGGCTAAAGGTCCACTTGTTGAAGACCATGTGCTGATAGTACCAGTTGAGCATATGCCAAGTACCTTgtctctgtcatctgaatctgaAGTTGAGCTCTGTCGGTTTCAGAACAGTCTTCAGAGGTATTGCAAGAGCCAGGGAAAGGAAGTCATCTTTTTTGAGTGGGTTTCCATACGCGGCACTCATGCAAATCTTCAG GCCATTCCTATTCCATCTTCCAAGGCAGTTATGGTTGAAAAGGCATTCAATTTAGCTGCACAAAAGATGGGATTTAAATTTGTGTCCAAGAATT TTGATAGCATTTCTGATGGAAGAAAATTTCTGAAGACACAAGCTGATGGGGAGTCAAGTTTGTTCTATGCCGAAATCCCAGGAGGCACAATTCTGCTGCACCGTGTTGAGGAGAAAGTGAGATTCCCTGCCCAATTTGGACGTGAG GTCCTGGCAGGGTTGCTCAATATGGCAGACAATGCAGACTGGAGGAATCGCAAACATAACAAAGAGGAAGAAATGAAAATCGTAGAAGATTTCAAGAGCCGATTTCAAGAATATGATCCAAACTGTTAA